A region of Clostridium acetobutylicum ATCC 824 DNA encodes the following proteins:
- a CDS encoding SpoVR family protein, translating into MGDYTLKELETWNEKIEGIVNEMGLNYYNQEFEIISYNGMLEAEAYTGMPSRYPHWSYGKAYEKQKTLYGYDLVGLPYEMVINSNPCIAYLMKENTLLLQILTMAHVYGHNDFFKNNRLFREGTDASETVNMFKNDADTIRNYIDNPAIGNEKVEKILDAAHAIRYQTHRVIGEKRLSYEEIRNKIIQDYNSSYKPRSIIEPYEKPVEPDLSKIPLEPEDDIIYFIENYGNLQEWERNVIEIVRRETAYFIPQIETKIMNEGWASFWHYTILNELKLPDGLHLEFLKRHNDVLSPILGSLNPYYLGFKILKDIEDRYGRDKIFEVREIERDESFIRKYLTRELCEELNLFEFSKRRGEYIIDNVADEEGWKNIRNSICSGCGMNSIPVIRVVELSKKDNNLILEHLYDGRELNMQYAEETLKYVVNLWKGKVTLKTTIEGKEYRIVCDENKKICEVK; encoded by the coding sequence ATGGGGGACTACACGTTAAAAGAGCTTGAAACCTGGAATGAGAAAATTGAAGGTATAGTCAATGAAATGGGGCTTAATTATTACAATCAGGAATTTGAAATCATAAGTTATAATGGAATGCTTGAAGCGGAGGCTTATACTGGAATGCCATCAAGATATCCACATTGGAGCTATGGAAAGGCATATGAAAAACAAAAAACACTTTATGGTTATGACCTTGTTGGGCTTCCATATGAAATGGTAATAAACTCAAATCCATGCATAGCATATTTGATGAAAGAAAATACTTTACTACTTCAAATTCTTACTATGGCACATGTTTATGGTCACAATGATTTCTTTAAGAATAATAGGCTTTTTAGAGAAGGTACAGATGCCAGTGAAACTGTTAATATGTTTAAAAATGATGCTGATACTATAAGAAATTATATAGACAATCCAGCAATAGGAAATGAAAAGGTGGAAAAAATTCTCGATGCAGCACATGCAATAAGATATCAAACTCACAGAGTAATAGGAGAGAAAAGACTATCTTATGAAGAAATAAGAAATAAAATAATACAAGATTATAATTCAAGCTATAAGCCTAGAAGTATAATAGAACCTTATGAAAAGCCTGTAGAGCCAGATTTGAGTAAGATACCTTTAGAGCCGGAAGATGACATTATATATTTTATAGAGAACTATGGTAATCTTCAAGAGTGGGAAAGAAATGTAATAGAAATTGTGAGAAGGGAAACTGCTTATTTTATTCCACAAATTGAAACCAAAATAATGAATGAAGGATGGGCGAGTTTTTGGCATTATACAATATTAAATGAGCTTAAGCTTCCAGATGGACTTCATTTAGAGTTCTTAAAAAGGCATAATGATGTATTGTCACCTATTCTTGGCTCGTTAAACCCTTATTACCTTGGTTTTAAAATTTTAAAGGATATAGAAGATAGATATGGCAGAGATAAAATTTTTGAGGTTAGAGAAATTGAGAGGGATGAATCTTTTATAAGAAAATATCTTACTAGGGAACTATGTGAGGAATTAAATCTATTTGAATTTTCCAAAAGAAGAGGAGAATATATAATAGATAATGTTGCAGATGAAGAGGGATGGAAAAATATAAGAAACTCAATATGCTCAGGATGTGGTATGAATAGTATACCAGTAATAAGAGTTGTAGAATTGTCTAAAAAGGATAACAATTTGATATTGGAGCATCTTTACGATGGAAGGGAACTTAATATGCAGTATGCAGAGGAAACCTTAAAATATGTGGTTAACTTGTGGAAGGGTAAAGTTACTTTAAAAACTACTATTGAAGGAAAAGAGTACAGGATAGTATGTGATGAGAATAAAAAAATATGTGAAGTGAAATAA
- a CDS encoding sirohydrochlorin cobaltochelatase — MLLLKKGILIVGFGTIYKDARACTIDKIKEEVCKQFPDYEVLQAFTSSKIIEKIKETEGIDFDTPQKALHKFKNKAYREVIIQPIYMIPGYEYEKLIGTVDKYLKDFERLKIGRPVLYFKGNNKNEPNDYEIFLEKIKDMIPKDKITVFMCHGTMHESNEYYLKLDSFIKKHGFTSVVIATLEGFPKVEDVIEYMEKNKFKEKYKGEVKIIPLLVTAGKHVKKDMQEEWVNIFKDKGYKVETYEHGLGEIYDFRSIYIQHIKDAIIRENYTAL, encoded by the coding sequence ATGTTACTATTGAAAAAAGGAATTTTAATTGTAGGGTTTGGAACGATATACAAGGATGCTAGAGCATGTACTATAGACAAAATAAAGGAAGAAGTATGTAAGCAATTTCCAGACTATGAGGTACTGCAGGCATTTACTTCAAGTAAAATTATAGAGAAAATAAAAGAAACAGAAGGAATAGATTTTGATACTCCTCAAAAAGCTTTGCATAAATTTAAAAATAAAGCATATAGAGAAGTAATAATTCAACCGATATATATGATACCTGGATATGAATATGAAAAACTTATAGGAACAGTAGATAAGTATTTAAAAGATTTTGAAAGGTTAAAGATTGGAAGACCCGTTTTATACTTTAAAGGAAACAACAAGAATGAGCCCAACGATTATGAAATTTTTCTAGAAAAAATAAAAGATATGATTCCAAAAGATAAGATAACAGTTTTTATGTGCCACGGAACCATGCATGAGTCTAACGAATACTATCTAAAGCTTGATTCTTTTATAAAAAAACATGGATTTACAAGTGTGGTAATAGCTACATTAGAAGGTTTTCCAAAGGTAGAAGATGTAATTGAGTACATGGAAAAAAACAAATTTAAAGAAAAATATAAAGGTGAAGTAAAGATAATTCCACTTCTTGTTACAGCAGGAAAGCACGTAAAGAAAGATATGCAAGAAGAGTGGGTTAATATATTTAAAGATAAAGGATATAAGGTTGAAACTTATGAACATGGTTTAGGCGAGATTTATGATTTTAGAAGTATATATATACAGCATATTAAAGATGCTATTATAAGAGAAAATTATACTGC
- the cbiB gene encoding adenosylcobinamide-phosphate synthase CbiB, protein MLDIIIAVIIDWIIGDPYWFPHPVIYIGKLIKMLEKLGRRFFKQDKWLLVFGGFIVIIVSSISFLIPFIILQGVKKFQVIYHVINIFFLWTVLAAKSLHKEGKKVYTALEKKDIEDARLKLSYIVGRQTEGLSKKEIIRADVETIAENSSDGIIAPLLFAMLGGAPLAMMYKGINTMDSMLGYMNFKYRYIGFFPAKIDDLFNFIPARVTGIIMCLVSPIIGGNIFYSIKIMLRDRKNHKSPNCAYPEAAAAAASGIMLGGTNIYFGEVVEKPTIGEEKNELSDFHITKTIILMYSSEILFIIIYVIIICFLGKH, encoded by the coding sequence ATGTTAGATATAATAATAGCAGTTATAATTGATTGGATTATTGGAGATCCTTATTGGTTTCCACATCCAGTTATATATATAGGAAAATTAATAAAAATGTTAGAAAAGCTTGGAAGAAGGTTCTTTAAGCAAGATAAGTGGCTTCTTGTATTTGGAGGTTTTATAGTAATAATAGTATCAAGCATAAGCTTTTTAATACCATTTATAATACTGCAAGGTGTTAAAAAGTTTCAAGTTATATACCATGTTATAAATATTTTTTTTCTTTGGACTGTACTTGCGGCAAAAAGTCTACATAAGGAAGGGAAAAAGGTATATACTGCCCTTGAAAAGAAAGATATTGAGGATGCAAGATTAAAGCTTTCATACATAGTAGGAAGGCAGACAGAAGGACTTTCAAAGAAGGAAATAATACGAGCTGATGTAGAAACAATAGCCGAAAATTCATCAGATGGTATAATTGCTCCACTTCTATTTGCAATGTTAGGGGGAGCGCCTTTAGCTATGATGTATAAAGGTATAAATACTATGGATTCTATGCTTGGATATATGAATTTTAAATACAGATATATAGGCTTTTTTCCTGCAAAAATAGATGACTTATTTAATTTTATACCGGCAAGAGTAACAGGAATTATAATGTGCCTGGTTTCACCAATAATAGGAGGAAACATATTTTATAGTATAAAGATAATGTTAAGAGATAGAAAAAATCATAAAAGTCCTAATTGTGCTTATCCAGAAGCTGCAGCAGCTGCTGCTAGTGGGATAATGCTTGGTGGAACTAATATATATTTTGGAGAAGTTGTAGAAAAGCCAACTATTGGAGAAGAGAAAAATGAACTTTCAGATTTTCATATAACGAAAACAATAATACTCATGTATTCATCTGAAATTTTATTTATTATTATTTATGTTATAATTATATGCTTTTTAGGTAAACATTAA
- a CDS encoding PrkA family serine protein kinase — translation MDFKEIIENDRISSRKTKFEGTFIEYLDMVKKNPDIVKLAHKRIYDIIKSKGSEVLKPEENHRIRKIYGNESIKRYNFFKNDFFGIDKVIMKLMNYFNSASMKGEEARQVLYLVGPVGAGKSSLVESIKRALEEAKPVYSLKGCPMREEPLHLIPKHLRGEFEQLLGVEIEGDLCPVCRYRLMHEYNGEYEKFPVITSGFSIRSRKGIGVVPPVDPNNQDTSILTGSIDISKMDLYPEDDPRIFSLNGAFNVGNRGLVEFIEVFKNDVEYLHTIITATQEKSIPSPGKGAMIYFDGLIIAHSNEAEWNKFKSDHTNEAILDRIVKIEVPYCLELNEEKKIYEKILKKSNFTAHIAPHTLSVAAMFAVLSRLKPSSKVDLITKLKIYNGEDIVENGTTKKVDISELREEAGITEGMNGISTRFIIKAIDNALSSSQYDCINPLGIMENIIRSVKDLDIADDEKKKYLGFVQNIIRKEYNKVLEKEITKAFIHSYREQAETLFNNYLDNAEAFVNKTRLKDKATGEELNPDEKFMRSIEEQIGISESSAKGFRTDVTSYMFYVVRNGGKIAYDAYEPLKEAIEKKLTSSVKDLSRIITKSRVRDKEQDEKYNAMVEEMKRNGYCDYCCDVILKYAANNLWKD, via the coding sequence ATGGATTTTAAGGAAATCATAGAAAATGATAGAATTAGCTCAAGAAAAACAAAGTTTGAAGGTACATTTATAGAATATCTTGATATGGTTAAGAAAAACCCTGATATAGTTAAGCTGGCCCACAAAAGAATATACGATATTATAAAGAGCAAAGGCTCTGAGGTTTTAAAGCCCGAGGAAAATCATAGAATAAGAAAAATTTATGGAAATGAATCAATAAAGAGATATAACTTCTTTAAAAATGATTTCTTTGGTATAGATAAGGTTATTATGAAGCTCATGAATTATTTTAATTCGGCTTCTATGAAAGGTGAAGAAGCAAGGCAGGTATTGTACCTTGTAGGTCCTGTTGGAGCAGGAAAATCATCTTTAGTTGAATCTATTAAAAGAGCTCTTGAGGAGGCAAAACCGGTATATTCTTTAAAAGGCTGCCCCATGAGAGAAGAGCCACTTCATCTTATTCCAAAGCATTTAAGAGGGGAATTTGAGCAGCTTCTTGGAGTGGAGATAGAAGGGGATCTATGCCCTGTTTGCAGATATAGACTTATGCATGAATATAATGGAGAATATGAAAAGTTCCCTGTAATTACTAGTGGATTTTCCATAAGATCTAGAAAAGGAATTGGTGTAGTACCACCTGTTGATCCAAATAATCAGGATACATCAATTTTAACAGGAAGCATAGATATTTCAAAAATGGATCTATATCCTGAGGATGATCCAAGGATTTTTTCCTTAAATGGAGCTTTTAATGTTGGTAACAGAGGACTTGTAGAATTTATAGAGGTATTTAAAAATGATGTAGAATATCTTCATACTATAATTACAGCGACACAAGAGAAATCAATACCATCTCCTGGTAAAGGAGCAATGATATATTTTGATGGACTTATAATAGCCCATTCCAATGAAGCAGAATGGAATAAGTTTAAGTCTGATCATACTAATGAAGCAATTCTAGATAGAATAGTAAAAATAGAGGTGCCATATTGTTTAGAACTAAATGAAGAGAAAAAAATATATGAGAAGATACTTAAAAAGAGTAATTTTACAGCTCATATAGCACCGCACACATTAAGTGTTGCAGCTATGTTCGCAGTACTTTCAAGACTTAAACCGTCTTCAAAGGTTGACCTCATAACAAAACTTAAAATATATAATGGTGAAGATATTGTAGAGAATGGAACAACTAAAAAAGTTGATATAAGCGAGCTTAGAGAAGAGGCGGGAATAACAGAAGGAATGAATGGAATATCCACAAGATTTATAATTAAAGCTATAGATAATGCTCTTTCAAGCTCACAATACGATTGTATAAATCCTTTGGGTATAATGGAAAATATTATAAGATCAGTAAAAGATCTTGATATAGCAGATGATGAAAAGAAGAAGTATTTGGGGTTTGTTCAAAACATAATAAGAAAAGAATATAATAAAGTCCTAGAAAAAGAAATAACAAAAGCATTTATACACAGCTATAGAGAACAAGCTGAAACTTTATTTAACAATTACTTAGATAATGCAGAGGCTTTTGTGAATAAAACAAGACTTAAGGATAAAGCAACGGGAGAGGAGCTTAATCCAGATGAGAAATTTATGAGATCTATAGAAGAGCAGATAGGTATATCTGAAAGTTCAGCTAAGGGCTTTAGAACAGATGTTACATCATATATGTTCTATGTAGTTAGAAATGGTGGGAAAATAGCATATGATGCTTATGAACCTTTAAAAGAAGCTATTGAAAAGAAGCTTACTTCTTCAGTAAAAGATTTATCAAGAATAATAACAAAATCAAGAGTAAGAGATAAAGAGCAGGATGAAAAATATAATGCTATGGTCGAAGAAATGAAAAGAAATGGCTATTGCGATTATTGCTGTGATGTTATATTAAAATATGCCGCTAACAATTTGTGGAAGGATTGA
- the yhbH gene encoding sporulation protein YhbH, translating to MAIFRDYSINPTEHDRTIGDRRRHRELVEKAIKDNLADIVSEESIIGESKSKKIKIPIRGLKEYKFLYGNNSSSVGSGTGNEKKGDIIGKEQMGNGSKGKGKGAGNSEGEDIYETEVTIEEVFSYLLEDLNLPNLDKKKYSEIVTDSSKKKAGYQKYGIRPRLAKKRTVIEKIKREQSRKRAIKELGKDDKVERLPFSEEDLRYHRIKEKPKKECNAAIMCVMDCSGSMDSTKKYLARSFFFILSKFIRMKYVNVEIAFISHSTVGREVTETEFFHKVESGGTYISSGLNTAMDIIKERFNPATWNIYGFYVSDGDNFTEDDERAIKSMRKFCEIANMIGYAEILPYSYSGTMKYKFDNYVKDKNFISSTIRNKEDLWPVLKKMLIKELKE from the coding sequence ATGGCAATTTTTAGAGATTACAGTATTAATCCTACAGAACATGATAGAACTATAGGGGATAGGAGAAGACATAGAGAACTGGTTGAAAAAGCTATTAAGGATAATCTTGCTGATATAGTATCAGAAGAAAGTATAATTGGAGAAAGTAAAAGTAAGAAAATAAAAATACCAATACGAGGCCTTAAAGAATATAAGTTCCTTTATGGAAATAACAGTTCATCTGTAGGAAGCGGAACTGGAAACGAAAAAAAAGGGGATATTATAGGAAAAGAGCAAATGGGCAATGGCTCTAAAGGAAAAGGTAAAGGTGCAGGAAACAGCGAGGGAGAAGATATTTATGAAACAGAAGTAACTATCGAAGAAGTTTTTTCGTATCTTCTTGAAGACTTAAATTTGCCTAATCTTGATAAAAAGAAATATTCTGAAATAGTAACAGATAGTTCAAAGAAAAAAGCAGGTTATCAAAAGTATGGTATAAGGCCAAGGCTTGCTAAAAAAAGAACAGTTATAGAAAAAATAAAAAGAGAGCAGTCAAGAAAAAGAGCAATAAAAGAATTAGGTAAGGATGATAAGGTAGAAAGATTACCGTTCAGTGAAGAAGATTTAAGATATCATAGAATAAAAGAAAAGCCAAAAAAAGAATGTAATGCAGCAATAATGTGTGTAATGGATTGTTCTGGTTCAATGGATAGTACGAAAAAATATCTTGCACGTTCTTTCTTTTTCATACTCTCTAAGTTTATAAGAATGAAATATGTTAATGTGGAAATAGCGTTTATTTCACACTCTACAGTTGGGCGTGAAGTAACTGAAACAGAATTTTTTCACAAAGTAGAATCGGGCGGGACATATATTTCTAGTGGATTAAATACGGCTATGGATATAATAAAGGAAAGATTTAATCCAGCTACGTGGAATATTTACGGATTTTACGTAAGTGATGGTGATAATTTCACTGAGGACGATGAAAGAGCAATAAAGTCTATGAGAAAGTTCTGTGAAATTGCAAATATGATTGGTTATGCTGAAATTTTACCTTATTCATATTCAGGAACGATGAAATACAAGTTTGATAATTATGTAAAGGATAAAAACTTCATATCTTCAACCATAAGAAATAAGGAAGATTTATGGCCTGTTCTTAAAAAAATGCTCATAAAGGAATTAAAGGAGTGA